One genomic region from Euzebya tangerina encodes:
- a CDS encoding DUF368 domain-containing protein: MTTPGSPPLQTTTTTRSPLILRVAQGMAMGSADVVPGVSGGTVALILGIYTTLVGAIESVASTAGSLVRGDRVSAARHWRAVPWGFVLPLGTGMLVALAIGSVVLPPLLEGYPVQTSAAFFGMIVASLAVPWRKVAPRGVREYAVLVGLTLVAFVIMGLPETTVSGEVSLLRIGASMAVAICAMILPGVSGAFLLVALGVYEPVLEAVSSLDLPVLVTAVAGAALGLGLFSKVLGHLLDHHLSITMAGLTGLMIGALRVLWPWGGLEGRLDAPPAAGEAVVALVVAVIGFVLIRTLVVVGERTSPADPD, from the coding sequence ATGACCACACCTGGCTCGCCACCGCTCCAGACCACCACGACCACCCGCTCGCCCCTGATCCTCCGCGTGGCTCAGGGTATGGCGATGGGCTCAGCCGATGTCGTCCCGGGTGTCTCCGGCGGCACGGTCGCCCTCATCCTCGGCATCTACACGACCCTGGTGGGTGCGATCGAGTCGGTTGCCTCGACCGCCGGCTCCCTGGTGCGGGGCGATCGGGTCTCCGCCGCCAGACACTGGCGAGCGGTGCCGTGGGGCTTCGTCCTCCCCCTCGGGACCGGCATGCTCGTCGCGCTCGCGATCGGCTCGGTGGTGCTCCCGCCGTTGCTCGAGGGCTACCCGGTCCAGACCAGCGCGGCGTTCTTCGGGATGATCGTCGCGTCCCTCGCGGTGCCGTGGCGCAAGGTCGCCCCACGTGGGGTGCGGGAGTACGCCGTGCTCGTGGGGCTGACCCTCGTGGCGTTCGTGATCATGGGGCTGCCAGAGACCACGGTCAGCGGTGAGGTCTCCCTGCTCCGGATCGGCGCGTCGATGGCGGTGGCCATCTGCGCGATGATCCTGCCGGGGGTGAGCGGGGCGTTCCTGCTGGTCGCCCTCGGCGTCTACGAGCCGGTCCTCGAGGCCGTCAGCAGCCTGGACCTCCCGGTCCTCGTCACGGCGGTCGCCGGTGCCGCGTTGGGACTGGGGCTGTTCTCCAAGGTGCTCGGCCACCTGCTGGACCACCACCTGTCGATCACGATGGCCGGTCTCACGGGACTGATGATCGGTGCGCTGCGCGTGCTGTGGCCGTGGGGTGGGCTGGAGGGTCGGCTGGACGCACCGCCGGCCGCTGGTGAGGCCGTCGTGGCGCTGGTGGTCGCCGTCATCGGGTTCGTGCTCATCCGGACACTGGTCGTGGTGGGCGAGAGGACGTCGCCCGCTGACCCGGACTGA
- a CDS encoding glycosyltransferase family 4 protein → MKVLHLSWEFPPRLYGGLGRHVAELSRAQVGAGLEVAVLTPALANGTHDQAATTGPTVLRANRTAPGLHPDHWVAGVLDAGMAMVDRVLDASDQDRPEVIHVHDWMAGHAALVLAAAWGVPLVTTIHATERGRHQGFLPPGLSRWIDAQERHLVARSDRVIVCASHMRDHLIQQLDADPATVEVIAGGVDIAAWSGGDAPSTTGLRVLAAGRLEYEKGIHVLLDALADLDVPSDLTVTIAGEGTHATALKDQAVRILGRRRAPIGGGGTRPALRIRFVGHQRREGLVRLLGQSTVAIIPSLYEPFGLTALEAMAAGVPVIASDTGGLTGVVGNAGVLVPPGDVEALRGALRSLLRDPSAQARLRARGPARATSFTWRQAADHTIEVYRRVSPGQRATSSRPPRPVSG, encoded by the coding sequence GTGAAGGTGCTGCACCTGTCGTGGGAGTTCCCGCCACGCCTCTACGGCGGGTTGGGGCGTCACGTCGCGGAGCTGAGCCGAGCACAGGTGGGCGCTGGTCTGGAGGTGGCCGTGCTGACCCCCGCCCTGGCGAATGGCACGCACGACCAAGCGGCGACAACGGGACCCACGGTGCTCCGTGCGAACCGGACGGCGCCGGGGTTGCACCCGGATCACTGGGTCGCGGGTGTCCTCGACGCCGGGATGGCCATGGTCGACCGGGTCCTCGACGCATCGGACCAGGACCGTCCCGAGGTGATCCACGTCCACGACTGGATGGCCGGCCACGCGGCCCTGGTGCTGGCTGCAGCGTGGGGTGTGCCGCTGGTCACCACGATCCACGCCACCGAGCGAGGTCGCCATCAGGGCTTCCTGCCACCTGGCCTCTCCCGCTGGATCGATGCGCAGGAGCGGCACCTGGTCGCGCGGTCCGATCGGGTGATCGTCTGTGCGTCCCACATGCGCGACCACCTGATCCAGCAGCTCGACGCGGACCCCGCGACGGTCGAGGTGATCGCGGGCGGCGTGGACATCGCGGCATGGTCGGGTGGCGACGCTCCGTCGACGACGGGCCTGCGGGTGCTCGCCGCCGGACGGCTCGAGTACGAGAAGGGCATCCACGTGCTCCTCGACGCGCTCGCCGATCTCGACGTCCCCAGCGATCTGACCGTCACGATCGCCGGTGAGGGAACACATGCCACCGCCCTCAAGGACCAGGCCGTACGGATCCTCGGCCGGCGGCGGGCGCCGATCGGGGGCGGCGGCACCAGACCGGCCCTCCGGATCCGCTTCGTCGGTCACCAGCGCCGTGAGGGCCTGGTCCGGCTCTTGGGCCAGTCGACCGTCGCCATCATCCCCTCCCTCTACGAGCCGTTCGGCCTGACCGCCCTCGAAGCCATGGCAGCCGGCGTGCCCGTCATCGCGAGCGACACGGGTGGGCTCACCGGCGTGGTTGGCAACGCAGGCGTGCTGGTCCCGCCCGGCGACGTCGAGGCCCTACGGGGCGCGCTCCGTTCCCTCCTCCGCGATCCCTCGGCTCAAGCCAGGTTGCGCGCCCGGGGCCCCGCCCGCGCGACGTCGTTCACCTGGCGGCAAGCCGCCGACCACACGATCGAGGTGTACCGGCGCGTCAGTCCGGGTCAGCGGGCGACGTCCTCTCGCCCACCACGACCAGTGTCCGGATGA
- a CDS encoding alpha/beta fold hydrolase encodes MDGAAVSDAYIDDHLIRLGSGEPLLLVHGLGHCKEGWDPVLPALAGRFDVCALDLPGFGGAPPLPHTPDDRALATWCAAVMDVLGWDRAHIVGNSLGGLIGLHLGAAGRALSVTALSPGGQIVGWEGTYATRMLRLIKRIAPTLGTVPLLVDTDAGRRVLYGLVFGHPERLTPGYARLSAAALTRADGFDDTLDAVTLVVQDLPPPQVPTTIAWGTRDRLLFPRQGRRWHQALPGSRLVALPGLGHTPMPDDPEMVVEVVTRTAAAATKVDVAAA; translated from the coding sequence ATGGACGGTGCCGCAGTCTCTGATGCCTACATCGACGATCACCTCATCCGGTTGGGATCGGGCGAGCCGCTGCTGCTCGTCCACGGCCTGGGGCACTGCAAGGAGGGGTGGGACCCGGTGTTGCCCGCTCTGGCTGGGCGCTTCGACGTCTGCGCACTGGACCTCCCCGGGTTCGGCGGCGCCCCACCGCTCCCGCACACGCCCGACGACCGTGCTCTGGCCACCTGGTGTGCGGCGGTCATGGACGTGCTCGGGTGGGACCGGGCCCACATCGTCGGCAACTCACTCGGCGGCCTGATCGGCCTCCACCTGGGCGCGGCCGGACGGGCGCTGTCGGTCACCGCGCTCTCCCCGGGCGGACAGATCGTCGGCTGGGAGGGCACCTACGCCACGCGGATGCTCCGGCTGATCAAGCGCATCGCTCCGACGCTGGGCACCGTGCCCCTCCTGGTCGACACCGACGCCGGGCGACGAGTGCTCTACGGCCTCGTCTTCGGGCACCCCGAGCGGCTGACACCCGGCTATGCGCGACTCTCGGCTGCCGCGCTGACCCGAGCAGACGGGTTCGACGACACCCTGGATGCGGTCACGCTGGTCGTCCAGGATCTCCCACCGCCACAGGTCCCGACGACGATCGCCTGGGGGACCCGCGACCGGCTGCTGTTCCCCCGCCAGGGTCGTCGCTGGCACCAGGCACTGCCCGGCTCCCGGTTGGTTGCACTGCCGGGTCTGGGACACACCCCGATGCCGGATGACCCCGAGATGGTGGTCGAGGTCGTGACCCGGACGGCGGCAGCCGCGACAAAGGTCGACGTGGCGGCCGCATGA
- a CDS encoding right-handed parallel beta-helix repeat-containing protein: MSSTRAVVIGAVVIGLGMAAVGYVLALLTGPEVPEGFLDGEYVRVTPEEDLAAIVAANPAGTTYLVGRGVHRGHTIAPKDGDTIVGEPGAVLSGAVELTTEDFSETDEGWVSGERTEEPFFHGPTYDGFERHAAQHELWGGVERLEHVATRAEVDEPGEWFFDYDADEILMFDPPSRYLGLELSVLDDGIRSEAADVTIRDLTVTRYATRAQIGAIQADGPGWDLSNLTVTDNHGVGVRLGDGAQLRDSLVSNNGQMGVRGERGSGMRVENTEIAYNASLQFEWFWEASGTKFLYVRDFTFINNWVHHNGGPGIWFDIDTYDSAVIGNLAEHNEVMGMFIEASFGAEITSNTFRNNGFGPNAGRLGAGLSVSAVSDAVVTDNRFEDNAIEFSGIHYRRESEETGETYTIEGLVFSDNHVEANSEGAVAFYVDTGEDELYDSDQITFTDNTYVLGDCEQCFQWGELIDTRGWLALGNDSEAAIQQASG, encoded by the coding sequence ATGAGCTCGACCAGGGCGGTGGTGATCGGCGCTGTCGTGATCGGACTGGGCATGGCCGCCGTGGGCTACGTCCTGGCCCTGCTGACCGGCCCCGAGGTCCCCGAGGGCTTCCTAGACGGCGAGTACGTCCGCGTGACCCCCGAGGAGGACCTGGCCGCCATCGTCGCCGCCAATCCGGCAGGCACGACCTACCTCGTCGGTCGTGGCGTCCATCGTGGCCACACGATCGCACCCAAGGACGGCGACACGATCGTCGGGGAACCGGGTGCGGTCCTCAGCGGCGCGGTCGAGCTGACGACCGAGGACTTCTCCGAGACCGACGAGGGATGGGTGAGCGGGGAGCGAACCGAGGAGCCCTTCTTCCACGGCCCCACCTACGACGGGTTCGAACGCCACGCCGCGCAGCACGAGCTGTGGGGCGGCGTCGAGCGGCTCGAGCACGTCGCGACCCGAGCCGAGGTCGACGAGCCCGGCGAGTGGTTCTTCGACTACGACGCCGATGAGATCCTGATGTTCGACCCGCCGAGTCGGTACCTGGGCCTCGAGCTGTCGGTGCTGGACGACGGCATCCGGTCGGAAGCGGCCGATGTGACCATCCGGGACCTGACCGTCACCCGCTACGCCACTCGGGCACAGATCGGTGCCATCCAGGCGGACGGTCCCGGGTGGGACCTGTCGAACCTGACGGTCACCGACAACCACGGCGTCGGCGTGCGGCTGGGTGATGGTGCCCAGCTGCGTGACTCGCTGGTCAGCAACAACGGGCAGATGGGTGTCCGCGGGGAACGTGGCAGCGGCATGCGCGTGGAGAACACCGAGATCGCCTACAACGCGAGCCTGCAGTTCGAGTGGTTCTGGGAGGCGAGCGGCACCAAGTTCCTCTACGTCCGCGACTTCACGTTCATCAACAACTGGGTCCACCACAACGGCGGACCTGGGATCTGGTTCGACATCGACACCTACGACAGCGCGGTCATCGGCAACCTGGCCGAGCACAACGAGGTCATGGGCATGTTCATCGAAGCCTCATTCGGGGCCGAGATCACCTCCAACACGTTCCGCAACAACGGCTTCGGCCCCAATGCGGGACGGCTGGGGGCCGGCCTGTCGGTATCGGCCGTGTCGGATGCGGTGGTGACGGACAACCGCTTCGAGGACAACGCCATCGAGTTCTCCGGGATCCACTACCGCCGCGAGTCGGAGGAGACCGGCGAGACCTACACCATCGAAGGCCTCGTCTTCTCCGACAACCACGTCGAGGCGAACAGCGAGGGAGCCGTCGCGTTCTACGTCGACACGGGCGAGGATGAGCTGTACGACAGCGACCAGATCACCTTCACCGACAACACCTACGTGCTCGGCGACTGCGAGCAGTGCTTCCAGTGGGGTGAGCTGATCGACACGCGGGGCTGGCTGGCGCTCGGCAACGACAGCGAAGCGGCCATCCAGCAGGCGTCGGGCTAG
- the ilvE gene encoding branched-chain-amino-acid transaminase: protein MAAAFGSVFAGRMGITHFAEGSFEVPELIDTGELTLSPAAHALHYGSSCFEGLKAHKGADGVTRIFRLDAHVERMRRSAELLMLPVPSADLLSGLISDVVAANLDDVPDAPGALYLRPVLLGTEPNIGAAARPSSTALLYVLASPVGDYFDSSRTLTVAVETELPRTTPQFGRIKTGANYAMALGVTLQAKAEHEADQVLFAPGGIVQETGAANFLMIAGDTVVTRALDASFLHGVTRDSVLTLAADHGLTVEERDLSVDELAGKAGACEAVLSGTAAVLAPIGHLVIDGKRLEVGDGEMGPHTRELREALLAIQRGQAEDAHGWTRPVGA, encoded by the coding sequence ATGGCAGCAGCATTCGGATCGGTGTTCGCCGGGCGCATGGGCATCACCCACTTCGCGGAGGGTTCGTTCGAGGTACCGGAGCTGATCGACACGGGAGAGCTCACGCTGAGCCCGGCTGCCCACGCACTGCACTACGGCTCGTCGTGCTTCGAGGGCCTGAAGGCCCACAAGGGTGCCGATGGGGTCACCCGGATCTTCCGCCTGGACGCTCACGTCGAGCGGATGCGCCGCAGTGCCGAGCTGCTGATGCTGCCCGTGCCATCCGCCGACCTCCTCAGTGGCCTCATCAGTGACGTGGTCGCGGCCAACCTGGACGACGTGCCGGACGCACCCGGCGCGCTATACCTGCGACCGGTGCTGCTGGGAACCGAACCCAACATCGGGGCGGCTGCGCGGCCGTCATCGACGGCGTTGCTGTACGTGTTGGCCTCGCCGGTGGGGGACTACTTCGACTCCTCCCGAACGCTGACAGTGGCGGTGGAGACGGAGTTGCCACGCACCACGCCCCAGTTCGGCCGCATCAAGACCGGTGCGAACTACGCGATGGCGCTGGGCGTGACCCTGCAGGCCAAGGCCGAGCACGAGGCCGATCAGGTGCTGTTCGCCCCCGGCGGCATCGTGCAGGAGACCGGCGCCGCGAACTTCCTGATGATCGCCGGCGACACGGTGGTCACCCGGGCGCTCGACGCGAGCTTCCTGCACGGTGTCACCCGGGACTCGGTCCTGACGTTGGCCGCGGATCACGGGTTGACCGTGGAGGAGCGGGACCTGAGCGTCGACGAGTTGGCCGGAAAGGCCGGTGCATGTGAGGCGGTGCTCTCGGGCACCGCCGCCGTCCTGGCCCCCATCGGTCACCTGGTCATCGACGGCAAGCGCCTCGAGGTCGGCGACGGCGAGATGGGTCCGCACACCCGGGAGCTGCGTGAGGCGCTGCTAGCCATCCAGCGGGGTCAGGCGGAGGACGCCCACGGCTGGACCAGACCAGTCGGCGCGTAG
- a CDS encoding ABC transporter ATP-binding protein, whose product MSRSLVADPEELESTAKAEEATAWDTITRGLALSPELRVGLGVTGLLAVVATAGRVIVPILVQQILDRGFTVDADSVDLGVVTQLVAAGGAAVLLTALATGVMNLRLATVAETALSNLRRRTFAHIHDLSMLHQASEQRGVLVARVTTDIDQISRFMQWAGLQLIVNVGQATLALLVMVVLQWQLALAVVAAVPVIAVVIRLFQTRLDTAYLVVRRKVGRMLGILAETVVGAQVIRAYGVEDRTRERLDDAIADHRSSAVRAGWLSAGFSGAGELMSSMVIAGVLVVGTVLAVNDVTTVGRVVAFLFLAQLFVEPVQAFGEAVNEAQNAVAGWRRVIGILDLDPDVADPGHDGDDLPAGPLDVHFDHVDFAYPRAAGGAVGQGPQVLFDVDVRIAPRSKVAVVGETGSGKTTFAKLLTRLMDPTGGTIRLAGVPLQEVRFPSLRDRVVMVPQDGMLFSGSILDNVLMGDADGDPDDVRRAFAELQLDEWIEGLPQGLQTAVGERGDALSAGERQLVALARAYLADPDLLVLDEATSAVDPAAEMRLQRALAGLTEGRTTVTIAHRLSTAEQADRVLVFDRGRIVEDGPHGELVAAGGLYAGLHRAWQAGTTSGG is encoded by the coding sequence ATGAGCCGCAGTCTGGTCGCCGATCCGGAGGAGCTCGAGTCGACCGCGAAGGCGGAGGAGGCCACGGCGTGGGACACCATCACGCGCGGACTCGCCCTATCGCCTGAGTTGCGGGTCGGGCTGGGCGTCACGGGTCTCCTGGCCGTGGTGGCGACTGCTGGACGGGTGATCGTTCCGATCCTGGTGCAGCAGATCCTGGACCGTGGGTTCACCGTGGATGCCGACAGCGTGGATCTCGGCGTGGTGACGCAGTTGGTCGCCGCGGGTGGTGCCGCGGTCCTGCTGACGGCGTTGGCGACGGGCGTCATGAACCTCCGGCTGGCCACGGTCGCCGAGACCGCCCTATCGAACCTGCGGCGTCGGACCTTCGCGCACATCCACGATCTCTCGATGCTGCACCAGGCCAGCGAGCAGCGCGGTGTCCTGGTCGCCCGAGTCACAACCGACATCGACCAGATCTCGCGATTCATGCAGTGGGCCGGCCTGCAGCTCATCGTGAACGTCGGTCAGGCCACCCTGGCCCTGCTGGTGATGGTGGTCCTGCAGTGGCAGCTGGCGCTCGCGGTCGTGGCGGCGGTGCCGGTCATCGCCGTGGTGATCCGACTGTTCCAGACGCGGTTGGACACCGCGTACCTCGTCGTTCGGCGCAAGGTCGGCCGCATGCTGGGCATCCTGGCCGAGACGGTGGTCGGCGCCCAGGTCATCCGTGCCTACGGCGTGGAGGATCGCACCCGCGAGCGCCTCGACGACGCCATCGCCGACCATCGCAGCTCCGCGGTTCGGGCTGGATGGCTCTCCGCCGGGTTCAGCGGCGCTGGGGAGCTGATGAGCTCCATGGTGATCGCCGGGGTTCTTGTCGTCGGCACCGTCCTCGCCGTGAATGACGTCACCACGGTCGGGCGCGTCGTCGCCTTCCTGTTCCTGGCCCAGCTGTTCGTCGAGCCCGTCCAGGCGTTCGGGGAGGCGGTCAACGAGGCCCAGAACGCGGTCGCCGGGTGGCGCCGGGTCATCGGCATCCTGGATCTCGACCCCGATGTCGCGGACCCCGGACACGACGGCGACGACCTGCCCGCCGGACCCCTCGACGTGCACTTCGACCACGTCGACTTCGCCTACCCACGAGCTGCCGGTGGTGCCGTCGGGCAGGGACCGCAGGTGCTGTTCGACGTCGACGTGCGGATCGCGCCTCGATCGAAGGTGGCGGTGGTCGGTGAGACGGGGTCCGGCAAGACCACGTTCGCCAAGCTGCTGACGCGTCTGATGGATCCGACCGGCGGGACGATCCGATTGGCGGGCGTGCCGCTGCAGGAGGTCCGCTTCCCGTCGTTGCGGGATCGGGTCGTGATGGTGCCGCAGGACGGCATGTTGTTCTCCGGCTCGATCCTCGACAACGTCCTCATGGGGGATGCCGACGGCGATCCTGACGACGTGCGGCGGGCCTTCGCCGAGTTGCAACTGGACGAGTGGATCGAGGGGCTTCCCCAGGGACTGCAGACCGCTGTGGGTGAGCGGGGTGACGCTCTCTCGGCCGGTGAGCGGCAGCTGGTCGCCCTGGCCCGCGCGTACCTGGCCGATCCGGATCTGCTGGTGCTGGACGAGGCAACCTCGGCCGTCGACCCGGCGGCGGAGATGCGGTTGCAGCGGGCCCTCGCGGGTCTGACCGAGGGCCGGACGACCGTCACGATCGCCCATCGGCTGTCCACAGCCGAGCAGGCCGACCGGGTGCTGGTGTTCGACCGCGGGAGGATCGTGGAGGACGGCCCGCACGGGGAACTGGTGGCGGCGGGGGGCCTCTACGCCGGCCTGCACCGCGCCTGGCAGGCCGGCACCACGTCCGGCGGGTAG
- a CDS encoding ABC transporter ATP-binding protein has protein sequence MSSSESVVVARASSGGLFGAGLRLIMRQLRRAPKEFAWGMVGTTLYAGATVVSSLVIGWVTDTLLFPAIAEGAVGTAALATGAIAVIGVSMVRAVGIGLRRAGAYSAQYRLQQRDRVEVTDRYLSLPIEWHRRHPTGQLLANVNDDVEAASFIAAPLPMAVGVIVMLIVTAVLLVSRDPFLAFIGFVVGPMLGAANYVYQRKMRVVAAEAQRQRAQVSETAHESFDAALVVKTLGREGAEADRFGGHSDTLRDRLIEVGRLRAVFDPVMEALPNIGILLVLFVGARRVAAGAITVGDLVTFAYLFRLVALPMRVFGWLLGELPRAIVGMERIDSVLAETGHVRYGTDRTDGSGGARADADDLSYTHPDTAYQDLGRPVPSRADGGQAAQPDPTGTRGLERLDLDITAGTTVAVVGPTGSGKTTIAHLLARLFDPDDGTIRLDGRPLQDLDRGALAHNVVLVFQEAFLFDDSVVGNLTLGADLPTDRIHWAARTARADGFIAELPDGYETQLGERGASLSGGQRQRIALARALLRQPRLLVLDDATSAVDPAVESEILHGLAELDTTVVLIAYRRSSISLADEVIFVSGGRAVGRGTHEELYAAHAGYRDLIDAYDTDAPEASTGAGR, from the coding sequence ATGAGCTCGAGCGAATCGGTGGTTGTGGCGCGCGCCAGTAGCGGCGGGCTATTCGGCGCGGGCCTACGTCTGATCATGCGGCAGCTGCGCCGGGCCCCCAAGGAGTTCGCCTGGGGCATGGTCGGCACGACGCTGTACGCCGGCGCAACCGTCGTGTCCTCACTGGTGATCGGATGGGTGACCGACACGCTGCTGTTCCCGGCCATCGCCGAGGGGGCGGTTGGCACGGCCGCACTCGCCACGGGTGCCATCGCGGTCATCGGGGTGTCGATGGTCCGCGCGGTCGGGATCGGCCTCCGCCGGGCTGGCGCCTACAGTGCGCAGTACCGGCTGCAACAGCGTGACCGGGTCGAGGTCACCGACCGCTACCTGAGCCTGCCGATCGAGTGGCACCGCCGACACCCGACGGGCCAACTGCTGGCCAACGTGAACGACGACGTCGAGGCCGCCTCCTTCATCGCCGCCCCACTCCCCATGGCAGTCGGCGTGATCGTCATGCTGATCGTGACGGCGGTGCTGCTGGTGTCACGCGATCCCTTCCTGGCCTTCATCGGGTTCGTCGTCGGTCCCATGCTGGGTGCCGCAAACTACGTCTATCAGCGGAAGATGCGCGTGGTGGCTGCGGAGGCCCAGCGGCAGCGTGCGCAGGTGTCGGAGACCGCCCACGAGTCCTTCGATGCGGCTCTGGTGGTCAAGACCCTCGGTCGCGAGGGTGCCGAGGCCGACCGCTTCGGCGGCCACAGCGACACCCTCCGCGACCGGCTGATCGAGGTCGGTCGCCTGCGTGCCGTCTTCGACCCGGTCATGGAGGCCCTCCCCAACATCGGCATCCTGCTGGTGCTGTTCGTCGGTGCCCGCCGCGTCGCGGCTGGTGCCATCACCGTCGGAGACTTGGTCACGTTCGCCTATCTCTTCCGTCTCGTCGCGCTGCCGATGCGCGTCTTCGGCTGGCTGCTCGGGGAGCTGCCACGCGCCATCGTCGGGATGGAGCGCATCGACTCGGTCCTGGCCGAGACCGGCCACGTCCGGTACGGGACCGACCGAACCGACGGGTCGGGTGGCGCGCGGGCTGACGCCGACGACCTCAGCTACACCCACCCGGACACGGCCTATCAGGACCTCGGCCGGCCTGTTCCGTCACGCGCCGACGGGGGTCAGGCCGCCCAACCAGACCCGACGGGAACCCGGGGTCTGGAGCGCCTCGATCTGGACATCACCGCCGGGACCACGGTTGCGGTGGTGGGACCGACCGGATCGGGCAAGACCACCATCGCCCATCTGCTGGCCCGCCTCTTCGATCCCGACGATGGCACGATCCGACTGGATGGGCGACCGCTCCAGGACCTCGACCGTGGCGCGCTCGCACACAACGTGGTGCTGGTCTTCCAGGAGGCCTTCCTGTTCGACGACAGCGTGGTGGGCAACCTGACGCTCGGCGCCGACCTCCCCACCGATCGGATCCACTGGGCCGCCCGGACGGCCCGGGCCGATGGCTTCATCGCCGAGCTTCCGGATGGGTACGAGACCCAACTCGGCGAGCGCGGCGCCAGCCTCTCCGGCGGACAGCGACAGCGGATCGCGCTGGCCCGGGCCCTGCTCAGACAGCCGCGGCTGCTGGTCCTCGACGACGCCACCTCGGCCGTCGACCCAGCCGTCGAGTCCGAGATCCTCCACGGTCTCGCCGAGCTCGACACGACCGTGGTGCTCATCGCGTACCGCCGCTCCTCGATCAGCCTGGCCGACGAGGTCATCTTCGTCTCGGGGGGTCGCGCCGTCGGGCGAGGCACCCACGAGGAGCTGTACGCCGCCCACGCGGGCTACCGCGACCTCATCGACGCCTACGACACCGACGCCCCGGAGGCGTCGACCGGGGCCGGGCGATGA